The genomic segment tttgaaaacgattttacactatgttactatgagggggacttataaagaattaaaattacaaatgtttgacgtaaaaataaacaatctaACATGAATATTCCCGGAGTTAtccttaaatgaaaaatatgaatcgggggggtaaacttttaatatgtagtgtagataagcatataaaacatatctgtgttgatccgacttgaaaataccaaataataaatgaaatataggacttaatatttaactcttaaaaaacacacacacacacacacacacacaacacatcTCCAtgcttatatttgtattgttttatttcggTTTAATTGTGTCAGCTGTGTAttgtgaattatataatatgtagattgtgCGCGACTCGATACCAGCCGCCGCCGTCTAGCTGGAACGAGAGCAATTACCACGGCCGCCTATCCCACCAGTTCGTTACAAATGGTCAACGCGACTAGCTATGTGCCTATGTTACTTGTACGTGCGCGAATCGCCGCAAGTTAAAtaagttacattatattataatgctcacGGGCGCGAATCgtcagtaattattaatttatactttttatggcTCAAATAgccatacatttttgttttttctgtggGCGCTAATCGCCACGAAGGTGCGTTTGTTATACCTAAgcatatcttattattattgttaattgtgaCCGTGTGTGCAAATCGTAGCGgacctttatattatttttcaaagttgaatattattctgttataaGAGCGCAAATCgctgcattttattattatctgtgaGCGCAAGTgcgcatttttatattatttaaaattatattgtttttagtatGTGCTAAGCACtactgtgtattattttgtattttcgatATTCTCTGTATCATTTTTATAGGATAGGAGCAGCTGGCCAGCCGTGCTCCGCCTAAAttgtgagtaatattatttattatctatatactaGCCATAGCTCAAATAGCTGGcgcatactattattatattttgttgggcCAGAagggctataatattatcacttatatttttataccttcaTGCTGCTGTGATTTTTGTTATATTCTTGTATccttaattcattattatttgtgtacaatacaacAACAAAATTTTACCAGCAACCGTGTTACCATTTCATAGTTACCTTCCGTCCAATAGTTTTAAGCTTATAGTACACTCTCACATATACACACACTTACACATCACCACACCACATAGCTCACTAGTATTTGCGTGGCGAACCCAACCAATTCTAGCTGAGCTataacacatatacacacaaaaACAAAGGTCGGTCGGTGTGTGAGTATTGCGCGCGACGTACACGGCGATCGGGCCACGGGCTAATCATTGTTCCCTACCCGGCGCAtccaattattatgttatacttatattttatttattattaactgttaaaaatattgtacttttttacattatgtacattatttatttgttcatatcttattaaaaaattaactataacaaaataaccaTGTTATTAAATTctgataaatgtatgaatatatttcaaaaaaaagcgGGCTTTTAGTTTGGTAATTTGATAACCACTTTAGAAAAACAGCCGCTTGGCGCGTGACGGGCAGCGATCATTTTTCGTGTCCCCGACTATAGTTACTCGTAAGGGGGTATACCCGTATGACTACACAGATGATTGGGATAAGCTTGAAGAAACCAGTTTACcggtgaaaaaatatttttacagtacaTTGGACGAATCACATATAAAACATGAGGATTCTGAGCATGCAAATACAGTTTGGAATCATTTCAGTTGTCAAACACTCGGGGAATACTctgatctttatttaaaaatcgacgTGCTGCTACTGACTgatgtgtttgaaaatttccgAGACCTCTGTATAAGAACTTACCATCTGGACCCATCATTTTACTACACAGCACCGGGATTTAGTTTTGACTGTATGCTGAAATACACGGGTCAACAACTTGAACTGATTTCagattatgatattttgttaattttcgaGAAAGGTGAGGTcaggttatttattaaaaaaaaaaaaataatgtgataaaatatcTGTTTTTATTATAGGAATTCGTGGCGGCTTGACCCAGGCGAGCATGAGATATGCAAAGGCGAATAATGAAAAGACTCCAGATTATGATCCAACACAACCAAAATCATGGCTTGTTTATCAGGATTGtgagtataatgttatatttaatttattatattacttaaattgcAGGTAACAACTTGTACTGTTACGCAATGTCACAATTCATGCCATACGGAGGATTTAAGTGGGTTGAGCCGAAACTATAGGGGTTAAATGATTTAAACGATAGATCACCAATCGGGCGGATGTATGATGTCGATATATCATATCCAAAAGAACTTCACGACAAGCATAATGATCTGCCATTCCTACCGAAAAATAGTATTCAACCTggttcaaaagttaaaaaacttaCGGCGACTTTAGAATCAAGGAAAAACTATGTGATTCACTATCGGAACCTGCAACAGGCTATAGCCAACGGACTTGTTGTGGAAAAAgtagcatatttattttatttattttatttattgcatattttgttttattgtaggtTCACAGAGTTGTGCAGTTTAATCAGTCGGACTggcttaaaaaatacatagaattAAACACTGAGATGCGGAAAAAAGCGAGGAACGACTTTGAAAAGGATTTCTTCAAACTCTTAAACAACGCCGTTTTTGGGAAAACCATGGAATCTCTAAGGAAACGTTTTAAAATGGAGCTTGTTTGTAGTGAAAAACGTttgaaaaaacttataaatcttACTACATTCAAACACTGTACTACGTATGACGAAACCCTCAACGCTGTCtcattagaaaacaaaattatcatgtttaacaagccaatatatataggtaaatattcatatatatacatatatatataactaatttactattatcaaacatattttaatatttttttaattttcaccagGTTTTGCAGTGTTGGAAATTTCTAAGACCGTCATGtatgattatcattataacGTTATGCAGGCTCATTATAGGGATAAAATTGAGCTCATGTATACTGATACAggtaaatgttttcaaactatactaattttcatatattaatttatattgtaattttagattcacTGGTATACTATATTCAAACCGATGATTTTTACAAAGAACTGGAGAATAATTCCAATTTACTCGATCGAATGGATACATCAGACTTACCACAAGATCATCCATGTTACATTGCTGAGCGACAGAAAATCCCTGGTTTGTTTTCCGATGAAACAAATTCAGAGGTTATGACGCATTTTTGTGGGCTCAGAGCAAAGTCTTATTCATATAAGATCAATGGCAAGGAGAAGATCAGGGCGAAAGGAATCCGCGGGCATGTAGTCAGAAACCATATGAATTTCAACGATCATTATCGCTGTCTGTTTGGTGATACAACTTTGGATGTGATTACGGAGAATGTCTCTATCCGGTCGTTCAAACATCGATTGCAGACCATTAAATCAAccaaattaacttataatagtttCGATGACAAGAGGGTTATACTTGAGGATCAAATACATACCTTGGCTCACGGTCACTACTCTATAGAGTGAGTTAGAAATAAttgtagattttaatttattgtactttaaatatttctgaataGTATAGGGAGACCAGAACACTAGAGCAAGCAGAAGCCGAATTAATACAACTTCCGGAAGCCGAGCTAGacagatagttttttttttattcataataaatgaattgtttttatattgtaaaatatcacTGGAAAtactattcttttttttattttgtaaaatatctctGTAGATATTAtgtggatattatatttattattattattattgaattgattCTAGTTAGGATAGGATAGGATAGTATAAAGAAATAActcattgatataaaaaaataaataaatatgatatttatttttacaaattatttacaaaccatTTTCTTAGgctaaatactttataaaatgaaCATTGTTTAGGATTGAAatccatatgaaaaatacagcaTGGTAAAGTTTCTTCATCACATATTTGGTCTAGTGGAGGGCACCCCATGTCGTCAATATTGATGATCCCAATGTGAGGAATATACTCTAAAAGAAGTTGTTTTTTCTGATCGCCTTTAACGTATATGAAACTGAACTTTAGCGAATTCAGTACTCTACCTAGTTCTTCATACTCAACATCCCCATATTCCAAAGATAGTTTGTGATAATTACGCTCCAACCACTTGTTAGTTTTCCTACTCTTGTTATCCtgtattgattttgaatttttaaaaatccaacgTTGGGTGGCCCATGTTTCTACATCTACTATAGACATTTCttttatcatgtatttattatcCCTCCCGAGAATGCAATGGAAATCAATGATGGCAgtagacataattattatttggacgaCAGTACTTCAGGAATTTGTTTCAACTTGTCTGTATtttctttgatattttgtaacaatGCTTTGATTTTTATAAGGGGCTCTTGTATATCATCACACGTTAATTGAAGTGTTTCAACTTGTTCTTCTTGTGTTTGAATAGACTTATGATTTTCCTCGAGTAAATTTCCAAATTTATCTAgtcttatacaatatgatttgatGGTTTGTTCGAGATTTGTTACAAATTTTCTTGTTTCACCAGCCTGTGAACATCCGAACACGTTCATACCTAGAGCTCGACTGATGCTATTTTCTAATGTCACTCGTATTTATCCAACTATTGTGCGTATTATCAAACCCTAGCCATTTTACGAACATCTGTTTTCCCTTCCTACGGATAATTTTCTCGACTAAATAATCGTTTGGGAGATTGGTCTTTTGAATTTCTTCAGAGTAGAAACAACCTAAAACCGGGTTTCCTGTATAATCTTGTAATTGATAAGTAGTGGGGGATGTCTTGTTTATTTtgggtattttaaatatttctgtggACCAGCTCGGCATATAACCTTTTGTAAATACCCCTTTATATATACTGATACGGACGTTATCaccaatgttaaatttaatttttccattaagAATCGGACGTTGCTTTAATTTTACCGAAGAAGGATTGTTATCAGCCTGCCTGGGTGTCGTAGATATTGTTctgtgttttgaattattatattcattaatcagAGATTGTAAAATAGAAACCCATTCATGTGTTCCTCGTGCAGTGAACTCCCtataaattttttctttaattgatCTGTTAAGGCGTTCAACGATACAGGCCTTCGTTGTACTATACgtagaatatttatgtatattgtgtttcTTCATCAACGCATCGAATGTCGCATTGTAAAATTCTTTACCGTTATCGACCTGTAATAATTTTGGCGAGCGCTTGAGTAGTATTTttgacattgcatttgaaacttCTTTAGCCGTTTTCGACTTTAAAGGTATAGCGAAAGAGTATTTCGTGTAACAATCTATGatagttagaaaatatttttagcctttattatttttagaataaggTATCATTTCCACCAAGTCTGCCTGCCATAGATCGTTTTTACCATACACATTAACTCTTCGCCTTGTGTAATTTTTTCTTGCTGGTTTGTGTAGTTCGTTTGCTATATCGCGTTTAGACATTTGGAATTCGTTTTATTAAACCCGTTTCATACAATTCTTCGTAAATTGAAAGTATTTCGTTGGAAAGCCCTGTATTACCGGCAGCTTGTGAGGCTAAAAGAAGTCGTAACCTATCAACCAACTCGTTTGGATCATTccaatatactaaattatgcGCTTGTAATTTCACACCCGAACCCGAGGTGAATAGCTTGCTAATAATTTGCTCATACTCTGTATCACCCTTCCTAATTTTTGTTCCGTCCTGTGTTAAATGTGCTGAAGTATGAATCAGTATTTCTTTATACGTATTTAAGTCATTAGCGGTGTATTGCATTGGATATCTGGAACACAATAACTCGCCAAGCCACTGTGTCAGTGGATAAGAGTTTTCTCTCACAATTATTGCaccgtttttaaattgtattacttctaTACCTAATTTGATAATGccttgagaatttttttttgggccATATACTTTATCTTTTTCTTGGTCTTCTAATTTACGAAAATTTGTAAACCGGTTGTCGGATGCGTTGGAAACCATATCATTATCGACTTTGGAAGTCTGTAATTTGTTCAGAGGTTCGATTATTGGCTGAAATGTTTGTGATACAAAAAATTCCATTAATTCCTGATAAAATATCactcaataatttatactttggtTGATccaatgtttttgaataaaatacctCATTTCATCGGTGTGTTTACTCGAGATAGGTTACCCGTACGTCGTAAACGAGTAGAATCAGCGATTGTTAACTTGGATACGGAAAACAGTACAGGTACTCACTGGGTAGCGTATAGAAAAATCAGAAATGAAGTTGAATATTATGACAGTTTTGGAAATTTACCACCTCCATTAGAAGTACAACGATATTTTCACGGATGTGACATAAATTTCAATTACAGCAGAGAgcagaaatataatactacaaactGTGGAcacttgtatttaaaatttttatcatgtatacgATAACGTTAAACGGGAACCGAGTGAATTGTCTTTCGACATTTTTCCACCGCTAGAAATAGAAAGCACAGCACAAATATGTCTTTTGAGTCTACAGACAAATAATTCGATACCGAACATTGAACCCGGTTGCAATACTATCGGTTTCCGTAATATGATTGGACAAAGAGACAAAGTTATTATACCCACAGGCTCGTATGAGTTTGAAAATTTAGagactgttataaaaaaaaatatgcccgAATATATCGACTGGTTTGAATTAAAAGCAAACAATACCACATTAAAGTGTATAGTCTCGTGTAGTCATGACGTAGACTTATCAGTTGAGAATAGTATAGCGAAGTTATTgggttttagaaattatttatacacttcTGGTATTAATCATGAATCTGAAAGTACAGTTAAGATAATGAAAATCAATAGTATAAAAGTAGAGTGCAACTTGATTACTGGTTCATTCTGTGATGGAGCACCGAGCCAGATCATACATGAACTCTATCCAACTGTCCCACCAGGTTATAAAATCATCGAAGTACCTAGACATCTAGTTTAATACGACTTCAATATCTAGAGTATACATCGTGTTAAAAGATCAGAACGATTGTCTAATAAATCTGCGCGGTGAACCAATTACGATTCGATTACAAATAACGTGTGGAAATGgcattaaagtttaatataaaaagatgTACAATACCGACTGTCGTGAAGAAGTCAACATCTAGACCGAAAAAGGGCGAGATCAAGctcacgaaaaataatttatattttctacgtTCGTtgcaagtataaaaaataattatggacgACTCGTATTTAGACGTTGGGGTCGACTATGTCGATGagtgtaaaataacacaaaagcATTATCATTCGTTCACTCCATACTCAAACATGTCTTTATCAAATAACGATGAAATTAGGATAAGTGTTGTAAATATGGATGTATACACTCTACCATGTGaaagctatatttatattgaggGGAGAGTAAATAAACCGGCCGATGCAGTAGGAGATGTACGTTATTCAAATAATGGATTAGCATTTTTACTCGAAATGCGCTATGAAATAAACGgaatagaaattcaaaaattaaaaacacctgGAGTTGCATCTTGCTTGAAAGCATATTGTTCGTATACTCCAAACGATTTGAATACGTTGGAGAACGCTGCTTGGGACTCGGCGATGGATGGTGaagataataaaaactttatgagCAACAATGTATTTACCGGGTGTATCCCTCTAAAACATTTATTCGGATTTTGtgaagactataaaaaaaaaaacttaattgtaaTCAATAGCTGATTTTAAATCGCACATCTACCGACCTGGATGCGATACACGTTGTTGGCGCGGGCGCAACCGAAGCagtttcaaaaaatagaaaaattacaattgaacTTACTAGGGTGGTGTGGAAAATGCCTATTATCAGAGTTagtgataaagaaaaattaaggttgATAAAAGTGGTAGATTCATGTAACACACTATCATGTGCGTTCAGAACCTGGGATCTCTGCGAATAACCTTTTCTTCCTAGAAATACCTCACATTCGTGGACGGTAAAGTCCAGCAACTTGTTAGAAAAACCGAGGTTTGTGTTATTCGGATTACAAacagatcgaaaaaaaaatattgaaatagacGCTGGACGCTTTGATCACTGtcaactaaaaaatcttaaggTTCACTTAAATTCTGAAGTGTATCCATATGAAGACTTTCGtgctgattttaaaaataatacaactagtATACTGTATAAGGCCTATGCAGActttcaaaaatcatattatgagaAAGAGTATAGTGAACCTTTAttgtcaaaacatatttttcaaaactattcaCCAATCATCGTTGTTGATTTATCGTGTCAAAACGACAATGTGAAGTCGTCAACCGTAGACCtacgtattgaatttgaaacTGATACAGTTATTCCGGAAAAAACTACAGCGTATTGCTTAATATTACATGaccagattataaattatagcccGTTTAGTGGCGAagttagaaaattgtaaaaatgtatataattttttttttcctcttatgtaaaatattgtaaccttatgctaaatatatatatatatatattgtaaccttattattattaataaataaaaatacttgtttttaaatatcacgcttggttttattttacacaataagaaaaataataatacagaaaaattaattatattgtggtcCAAATGGACCATCGTTTTCCGAACGTCCTTCCTGAATGTTTTCGAGATGGTTCTCTTGTGCTGGATTtccctgtaattttttttttaaattaaaatatgttatgtcagatttaaaaatgattattacctGCGGATATGAACTGAAGTACGATTGTAGAGAAAAAGCTATTGAACACTCGTCATTGTATCCctgtgaataaaaaatattttattaacataacataatataagctaAAAGGAAAATTACTAGTACCTCATATTTCTGAATGATATAATCAGttgcatataattttagttgattTGTGAAAATGTAGTCGTTATCACCAATAACGTGTATtgaaagataattattatcgatgttCCTCACATGAGTTCTCATATCGGTCTTAGAATTTTCAAACGCTACGTTTGATTTTAAGAATGAAGCGATTAGATCAATTTGCTGTATTACAATcggtttaattataatagattttctaTTGATAATCTCAAAAATGGTGTATTCTAAATCTTGTAAGGTCAAAAGATCCGTGCGATTTAACAGAACACGACATCCGTCTTGAATTTTTGATTCTAAAACAAGTGAGTTCTCCGATTGATATGTCATACTAGACAATGAAATTACGTCgttatccaaaaataaatttcgtttGTATTTTTCTGGACGATCGAGTATGAATGATAGAATGTTCCCCATAAGTCtgaatatacttaaaatagaaaatagaaaatcgacaggaatatttacatacagcgaagatgtaataatatgaatcacGGTTTTGAATTCATCGGTAGGATCTAtcccaatgtttaaaaatttacgaGCTGTGAAGTCGATAGTTAAATTACTGCAATCGATGAGGTTGTGTGGTGGTGACGGTggagtatatttaaaagttttcttgTAAATATCAGCTATATTTCCGATTGAACCagccattttaattttaaacactgaaaaataattatgatttaaacgtTGAATACGAGACGAGCACACGGGCGGAGTAGACACTCGGAACGATGTAGACACTTGGAATGATGTAGAGCGACTGATTTTATCATGACTAAATAAACAGGCATGATcgcaaaaaaaccattttttcctATCACTGCGCATTTTCCCCAGACTTGGCAGAAACAGTAAAATACctaagaagaaaaaatattttattgttcatatCATAACCATTCAGCATTCAAATCATTTTGGAAATTTGTTCGTAGTAAACGTGGTGTCTCTACAATACCAGATGATGTTCATCTTGGGGAGTCTAAGGCCTCCAGTGACCAAGTTGCTTCTTTGTTTGCTTCTCATTTCTCATCTGTTTATGGTGACTCGCGATTTACCTGCAATAATTTATCAGATGAGTTTACAAACAACCAATTTTCACACCTTCCTTCTAAATTATCTATATCGATTGATGAAGTTAATATAGCGCTTAACTCTCTTTCAAATGTTCACAATTCGGGCCCGGATGGCATTTCTGCTAACCTATTGTATCACTGCCGTGCCTCTCTCAGTATACCggtcactttaatttttaataaatcacttACAGAAGGTGTTTTCCCTTCTGTGTGGAAAATAAGTCG from the Metopolophium dirhodum isolate CAU unplaced genomic scaffold, ASM1992520v1 scaffold1, whole genome shotgun sequence genome contains:
- the LOC132953179 gene encoding uncharacterized protein LOC132953179, with the protein product MELVCSEKRLKKLINLTTFKHCTTYDETLNAVSLENKIIMFNKPIYIGFAVLEISKTVMYDYHYNVMQAHYRDKIELMYTDTDSLVYYIQTDDFYKELENNSNLLDRMDTSDLPQDHPCYIAERQKIPGLFSDETNSEVMTHFCGLRAKSYSYKINGKEKIRAKGIRGHVVRNHMNFNDHYRCLFGDTTLDVITENVSIRSFKHRLQTIKSTKLTYNSFDDKRVILEDQIHTLAHGHYSIE